TACCAGTTGCCGGGCAGCATGGCTGCAAGCAATGCCGCGGCGATTCCTCCACCCAAAGCCGCCAGAAGTGTTGTCCGGTCTTTCAGCTGGAGCACCAGCAAGGCAAGGAACACCGCAACGAACGCGAAATCCAGGCCGAAACGGCCCGGGTCGGGCATCCCGAGAGACCCGCACGCCCCAGCCACGGTTCCAGCAAGCCAGCTAAGCCAAGTGGCCAGGCCAACACCGAACGCGTACCCGAGCGGAAACTGGGTCCCGCCCGTTCGCGAAATCATGAGCGCATACGATTCGTCGTTCAAGAGGTAAGCCAGGATGCACCTTGGCGCCCGCGACACGTGTCTGACTCTGGGGGCGAGCGAGAGGCCCATCAGGAGGTGCCTCAGGCTCATGACGAGCGTTGCCGAGAACACCGCGAACACGCTGGCATTGGCCCGAATCATCTCCACCGCGACGAGCTGCGCGGATCCCGAGAAGACAACGATGTCCGCGAAGATCACGTCCGCGAGGCTCATCCCACTCTGAGCTGCAACGACTCCGTAGACAAGCCCGTAGGCGGCGATGCTGAGGGCGAGCGGCGCTGAATCCCTGAGCCCTTCAACGAATAGTCCCCAGCGGTACCCACTCTCGCCAGGCGGACGATGTGAATGATTCATCGTGCTTCCATGCCTCCGTTCGCCCTCAGATCTTCTGACATTCCGGACAGATGAAAGTGCTGGCGCCGCCTGTCTTGATCTTCGTTATGACCGTGCCGCATCTCGGGCAGGGCTTGCCTTCCCGGTATCCGATGACCCAACGTTCCGGGCCACACCCCCCAGGGTTGCCGTAGAAGTCTTTCTCGTAGTAGGCCCCGCCCAGTTCGACACTGGTTCCGAGGACGCGCCTTATAGAGGCATGGAGCCGGCTTATCTCATCCTCCGACAAACTCGGGATAGCCCTATCGGGATGAATGCCAGCATCGAACAGTATGTCGTGAACGTAGGCGTTGCCTATCCCGGCGATCCTCCGCTGGTCCATGATGAACGGTTTGACGCGTCCGCGCGACCCTTGCAGCATCGTGCGAAAGGCCTCGACGGTGAATCCGGGGTCGAGCGGCGAAGGCCCAAGATCCCGGGTCAGCTCATGAGAGTCCAGGGATCCTTCAGGCACAACATGAACATGCCCGAACCACCAGAACCTTATAGAAAACCCTGATCCATCTGTGAAGTCCACCTTCACTTGGTATTTGTCGGGAGGTGGTTTACCTTCCGCGCGGAAGACTAGGTCTGCCCCCATGCCCAGGTTGATCAGGGCCATGTAGCCGGGGCGCGCCTGCATAAACAGCCACTTGCCGCGGTTAGTCACCTCCCCTACCCTCTTACCAGATAATGTATTCCGCAGATCCTCGGGCTGCACATTCAAGCACTTGGGCTGAACTGCGGAGACCTCGGCAATCTCCTTTCCGCCGATCTCTCGGGTCATTTGGCGCGACAAGACGATGAGCTCAGGCAACTCAGGCACGAGAGGATCGCCTCCTCATTCTCATTGATGCCGGCGTAAGTAACCTCCCGCCCCGCTGAACGCGGGGCGGGAGGTCATCCGCGACGATCCACGATGCTATTTCTTCGCTACTGCGTCACCCACTTGAACAGGCGAGGTAACAGACTCAAACATACCTACTGCGGCGTTGGGATCAACACTAACGATCTTTATAACCCCTACAGGTACGCGGACTGGCTCAGCCACGCCTGCAACCACCATGACCCTGAAGACATCGAAGTATTGGTTCTTCATCACACCCGCGTTTGACCCGATGTTGATGATCACGCCGTTTGGGATAAGCCCAGCGACGAATCCGGTGAGCGCGGGGCGATA
This region of Bacillota bacterium genomic DNA includes:
- a CDS encoding Fpg/Nei family DNA glycosylase, with protein sequence MPELPELIVLSRQMTREIGGKEIAEVSAVQPKCLNVQPEDLRNTLSGKRVGEVTNRGKWLFMQARPGYMALINLGMGADLVFRAEGKPPPDKYQVKVDFTDGSGFSIRFWWFGHVHVVPEGSLDSHELTRDLGPSPLDPGFTVEAFRTMLQGSRGRVKPFIMDQRRIAGIGNAYVHDILFDAGIHPDRAIPSLSEDEISRLHASIRRVLGTSVELGGAYYEKDFYGNPGGCGPERWVIGYREGKPCPRCGTVITKIKTGGASTFICPECQKI
- a CDS encoding AzlC family ABC transporter permease, with product MNHSHRPPGESGYRWGLFVEGLRDSAPLALSIAAYGLVYGVVAAQSGMSLADVIFADIVVFSGSAQLVAVEMIRANASVFAVFSATLVMSLRHLLMGLSLAPRVRHVSRAPRCILAYLLNDESYALMISRTGGTQFPLGYAFGVGLATWLSWLAGTVAGACGSLGMPDPGRFGLDFAFVAVFLALLVLQLKDRTTLLAALGGGIAAALLAAMLPGNWYILAGTATSCLLGMAMEPRGFETPPVGGFQQ